The DNA window tgactactgtagcactttcgtttttatttggcaattagcgttcaatcatggactaattaggctcaaaacgttcgtctcgcgatttccaaccaaactgtgcaattagttttttttttgtctacatttaatgctccatgcacgtatcgcaagattcgatgtgatggctactgtagcactttttggaaaactttttgggaactaaacatagCCAGAGTATTTTCTCTCCATGATTGCTGCCAATCATACACCTACATGTCACAGAGCTCAACTGCAGGCTCTTTTCAATTTGCTTGATTTAGTCGCTTTAGTAGCGTGACAGCGTACACCCATTATTCTTTCATAAAAAAAACAACATAAACTTCCTGATTCTACACTGCAGATCTCTCGTTTACGTGTACAGCACACATTACAGGCCCACGACTCTACATAAAACTACGCAACAAGTCCACCAATAGCACTGCATTATTAGCACACAAAAAAAAACAGCACACTATTTTCAATACCGTGTATTTAACAAGTACGGAAAAGATTCCCTGCGAGGCGAGACGCGAACTGATCAGCTGTTGGTACACCATACAGCCATACAGGTACACAAAAGGTGTACTTCTACGTCTACCAgagaacaccccccccccccccccccccccccacacccccccccccccccccacacacacacacacacacacacacacacacacaaatagtGAAGCACGAGAGGGACGTCCCAACAAAAAAAGCCAATGATGTTGTCATCCAACAACCAATGGAGACGGACCTAGGGTTTTGGGTACTGCACAAGACAGCGGATCCGTCGTAGTGTGCCCCCCGCCCCCCACCCCACACACCACCACCACAAGACAGCAATGATCGACCTGAAAATCCTAGCAGACCAACAAGCTGACGTACTCCGTACACGCTGATCATTTGGCCGCTGAGTCTTTTGTAATGTCGAGTGCACGATTTCCTGACCTAATAGATTCCACAAAATCTTCACATCATAGACAGTGGATCGAAAATTACAGTCTGGAAATCGAATTGCAATCTTATCTAGTTTGCTGTTCGATCACTTTACTATGCAGATTGCACAGGCAAGGAAGCTATGATATGAATGAAATTAACTGGAATCCAGGTATCAGCGACTAAGCATAGTACTGCATAGAATGGCAAAACATAGTACCGTTCTATGAAGAAAATCAAGGAATTGGTAttcttgaaccgacagtgttatTCAATCCAAAGAAATAAAATGAAAACCTACCGTTATTGATTGTAAATACATGCTACAGAAAACAAAAACCAACACGTACCATGGCTGAACATGGCGCTAATATATATTTCCCATATAGTTTCGTTCCTTTCTTTGGGTGGTCCTGTCACCTATCATCCTCTGGCTACATACAGAACTCAACAGAAAGTACTATGGGTGTCCAGGGCATCTATATTATCTTAAGAAAATTTGAGTTACAATGGAGAATCCTCCCCTTAGGATTTAGCTCAGCTTCCGGGCAGAGATTAGTTTAGGTCATCTGCTGgcatctgcctcctctggtataACAGTTAAGGTCACTGTCACATTGTTCGCTCGTTCAACAAGAACTTTAAATGGTACTCCGACCTTGTCCCCCATGATATCAATGATCTGCAGCGAACACTTTATTATCATGTTtgtacaaataaagaaaaagaataTAATCTTCCTCTTCAATTGAGGGTTTGAAAGAAAAGGAATATTGAAATTAGGAAAACAAATGTAAGCATGAGTCCACTACTGCAATTGGCTCTAACCAGCTACTTTTTCATTTCGAAATTCAAATAAGATATTACAACTTAATATGATAAATACTTTCAGGGAAATGTAAAGGAATCCTGCAAGTATATTAAATCATATGGCACACAAATTTTTTTTAAAGGACTGCAAAAGCTTTGCCATGGATTTTATTAgacaaaggaaaaaaaataaaggCAAGTGCCAGTCCAGTTTTTTTAATGGAAactaggcccaaaaaaccatgaTACAACTTCAAACCAACAACTAAAACCATCATATACCACACATCACTAGTAGTTATCTTACTTACCTCTTTGATGCTCTCAACTGGTTTGCCACCAAATTCAACAACCACATCCCCAGGACGAAATCCTGCTTGTTCAGCTGGAGATGCTGGTGTAACCTGATTGAGAACCCACATACTGTCAGCAGACCCATCATTGAGAAGGTATTATCAGAATCAGTATGACAAAAGTGAAGTGTGCCAAACATATATTCATAACTCACACAGCGAGCACAGTGGCTTATAACACATAGTAAAAGGTGTGTTATTTCATAAGCGGAATTAATAATAGCTTACCATAGGAACAAGCACCCCTTTTCTTACATCTGGAAAAGTACTTGATTTTTCTTTGAGCTGTGCAATGATCATGGGATTCAGGTCAAGCATCTTTAAGCCAAGCCATGGCCTTACAACTCTCCTGCATTGTATATTGGAAACAAGCATAAGCGGCTCCCAGACATGCAGGTAAACAAACATGAATAGTATAGTTCGTCCAAAATAAATCTACTAAAAAAGGTTGGTACACACAGTCTTACTCCCACAGATAACTTGCTTTCTCCAATTACAAACATAAGTTTCCATTAGGACATTGATATGGCCTTCAGTGTGACACTTTGACTAGCAATATCTATAAAAATATACTATCATAATGGAAATAGTTATAGATTATGAAAGGATTTTTTTTATAATGGATCTAACATAGTCAATCTTGAGTAGTCGATTTGTATAAAATTTTATATGTTGATCGcaattttttaataaaaaaatttacTTGGGACAAACCTAGATGTACATATATTTATGATTGAAGGATCTAATGAAGtactatttttttttctcgaatacggaggagagctgcgtatcattgcattaaTTAAGTACTATTATCCTTTTATCAGATAGAATGAAGCTTGGAAACACTAATGGTATTGCATTTTTTATTGTTTCATTTTATTCAGACAAGTACTTTATTACATGTTTTGAACTTTCAATCACTAACGTAATCCAAGAGCACACATCATACAAAACTATAGAAAGAAATTCCAAAGAGAAAGCTAAAAGATGGCAATACCATGATATAATAAATTGCAAGCAGTATTATGCTATGCGTAAGAGTAAGGCATACCCATTTTTTTTAAAGTTCTCTACTATTTTAATGACAGAGTCAATTGGTACTGCAAAGCTCAAACCATCAGCATTCCAAACTTTCATCACATTAACTCCAATAATCTCACCATCAAGGTTCACAAGAGGGCCTCCAGAATTTCCCTGCAGCATACAAATGTGTCAAAATAGTTTGTTCAACAGATATTGAGAAGGAAAACAGAATCCAACAAAATTGAGAATCATAAACAATGtgtatatgcattgcaagtaaaAGGCATGCTACACTGacattttaatgtttattttgaCTAGAATCTACATAATCTTTTGCATTTTCTCGGGACATGATGAGGTGAGGTGACAATTGATGAGGCATAGTTACATGGCCAAAACATTTAAGAAGAACTAGTAAACTCATAGCAAATGCAAGATACTTGCACACTAATTTCACATGTTATGTTAGCGACACAAAACCAACGGTCTTGCCTTATTAATAGCGCAATCTGTTTGCAGATACTCCCTTCGTAATCCTCCAAGACCCAGATCACTGCTTTTCCGGTCAACacagctacaacaaagaaaaacataagTCAACGTAGACAATTTTAGTCAACAAAAAAAAGTATGCATGCAATTTTTCATGAAACTATTAGTGTTAATGATAACTCGTGAGAGTAAATTGAATAAAAATGATTAGGTCTTAACCTGACAATACCAGCGGTAACTGTGTTCTGAAGAGAAAGTGGACAGCCCAGAGCAACAACCCAATCACCTGGCTGAAGTCGAGATGACGATCCAAGCCTGGCAGCCGGTAAAGGGGTCATAGATTTAATCTTCACAACGGCGATGTCAGACAGGCGGTCAGCATTAAGGACAACACCTTCAAATTCACGACCATCTTGTAAAGTCACACTAACCTGTAACAATATTCAACCTTCTAAGAGAAAGATGATGAAGGAAACAGTTGAGTGTAAAAAATAATAACCTCAACAAAATCATAATCAGTGATCTCAAGCAGTAAGCACAGATACATATCATACTCTGTAGCAAGTGTTGTAATTATCCATGCTGCTGCAGCTTGGAGGATTGAGTCACTAAGTTTAGAACATTAACCGTAGTACTTAGTAGATACACTATTGTTGGTCAATCTCAGCTTAAAAGAAAGGTAAGAGGATTAAGGACATTAAGTTAACTCAATTACAAAGTCAAGatacaattttgaaacaaatCAAGACCAAAACTGTCCTAACTAGGTATGAAATACAGAAGTATTAGCATCCACTAATGCCAAACTCTTGTCTCCAAAGATAAATGCAAAAGTATCAGAACTTACTTATATGGAGTTAAATCAACCCTTCAGAAATCAGAACTAGTGTCTGAAATTTAGCTAAGAACGAGCTACCAAATTGACACAAATGGTTGTTCAAACAACAATCCAAATGCATGCTTCACATTGTCCACATGACCAATGATAAGTGGTTGACGGTATTTACACAGTCAGCAATGTAAGGAGTGTGTACAGATAAGATAGTGCCAAGTTAGCAACCTTTCTCCTCACAATTGCTTTTGTGCTTTGAAAATCTGCAACAACATGCGCACATGTCAATATTGTCCCATCTGGATCTATTATAGTTCCAGATCCGATGCTCTGCTCTTGCACCCATCCATGCATATCTACAAAAAAGGTGATTCGAAAAGTTCAGTGCACACAGCTACAACACTGGTGAGGAATTTGACAGTTTTCCATTTAGACGAGAATGTCCTCACCATGCATAGAAGAAATGTTTACAACAGCAGGACCAACTGCAGATGCCGCCTTGGCAATCGAATTCCTGCCTAGACACCCTGGGCAGCATCTTGAATCACCTGAGCTTCCGTCAGAACCTTGGTCTCTGTGGTTAGCCGGTGAAACCGATGCAGACGTGAAGGTATTTAGTATTGGGAACCCTAGAAACACATTTGGACACAGTAAGATCTTCAACACACGGAGCTCTATCTTACCAAGACGAAAGGTAACAACTAACAAGGCAACTGCAGTTTCAGTTTCAGGTAAAGCAAAAATGCACCTCAGTCTCATCAGAGTTACTAAGGAAATATTAAAGGTTCTAACTACAAACATTCTCAATCATATCTTTGTCAGTATTGACCATCCTTAACCGTCAAATCAAAGTTTATCATATTTTGAAAAGGATTATTGCCCGGACTCAAACTAAGACCCTGCAAGCAGGCTTATGATATGATATTTAGAAATTGCCACCTATCTACATGATCCAACACATGCAACTTTCCATGACATGCCCTTGTACATTACAAAGCGTGTTCGTCTTGACATACGTTGGTCCATTGACTATCAGTAGTTCAGCACGGCTGAAAAGTTCAGAGTCCAGCCTCAGGTCCCTCTACTGAATTGAACTAACAAGACCCGCCAATGCGCATAGTGCCGTACGCAGTATAGTGTACCTGAATCCAGACACTCACCACACCTTGGAGGTCTAGCCGAGACGCAATCTCAGTCCCAATAGAGTGACATTCCAAAATCCCCGAACCCAGAACCCCTTGGACGGGCAACCACTCTCGAGTCTCGGCTCCGCCACGCGGCAAAAGACCGTCTCTCCGACGGCCCagactgaagaagaagaagaagaagaagaataggcgAAAACGGACCTTGGTACGGAAACGGGGGCAGCCACGGGGAGAAGAGGCGGGTGCCGGAGCGGAGCCCCTCGGCGGGGAGGGCCTGGCGGAGCGGCTGCGGCGGGGAGACCGAGGCGTAGACGGCCGTGTCGGGGTCGCGGCCGCGCGAgagggcggcggctgcggcgaggaggagcgcggcgcggcggccgcaGCGGAGGAGCATTCTGGAAGGATCGCTGGCTGGCATGGCTTGCCGCACACGAGGGAAGGAACGCGGAACGCAAGCAGAAGCAGAGCAGCGCGGCCGTCGCGAAGCGTCTGCTGGAGCGTGGAGGAGAGAAAGGAAATGGACCTTTTCTTGCGGGCGGCGGCCGCAAGAGGCTGCCGAGTTGGGCCAGCAAACCCGCAGGAATTCAGTCCAAGCGTCACATCTCACATACTCTACTTACGGCCCACTTCTAGCCGCGCGCTCTGTCGCTGCCAAGCATGGACACACACGTCATGTATATAATACGTATATATTTTTATATCTAATATTAAATTGCAGAAATTTCTCCTCTATTTTTTTCATCCAtattaaatttgaattttaatCTTAGTGTTACTAATTAGAGATCCTAGAAAGACTCCATGTTAATACTGACGATATATGCTAAGCAAAAAAAATTAGAAAGGTCTAACCTTTAATAATTCATTCATTGGGCTTTAATCATTATTGTCATAATAGCGAGTGttatgttttttaaaaaaaaacttggtACGTACCTTTGTCAttacaaaaaaaaacataaaattaTTGGCGTCTTCTTATTATGGAAGATAAATCAAAGTAATCACTAAATTTGCGTTTAGATTACCCACATCGGTCATTTTTCAAGATAATATAAATGAGCACACCTTTAGTTTGTATCTATTCTGCCAACTTCTGACTggttaaaaaaacaaaataaaatatatggaTTGAGTAATAAATATACTAATGCAAAATTATTGTGAAAACTCATTTAATAACTTTCTTCAAAATTACACATCACGGTTAAATTACAAATAAGCATATATAATTCTAAATTGTGTATCACTATTTAAAACATAAATATGCATTGATCAAGTCATCATGGAAATGTACctacgtcctgttcgcttggcttataagccgtactttttcagccaacgaacaatgtttttctctcacactaaatcagccaatagtactttcagccatggcttatcagccaagcgaacaggacataGTGTATGTAGCATGACAGCTTCGACGTCGTTTATCAATCACACATTCGCTGCGAGAGAGGCAGGGCAGCCATTCGCAAGCAACCTTGTCGCCGCACGCCATGAACATAGACAATCCTGTTCATTTTGCTGTAAAGTTCAGTTAAAAAATACTGTTCGCTAGTTTGTTAGGAGAAAAACACATTATAAGTCAGGCTAATAAGATGAAGCGAACATGGCTGCCGCGTCGTGGGTGCCGTGCTGCCGCGGCACCCCCGCCATACTTGTCTCTGGCACACACGTCACCGTGAGACTCAGGCCGGGAGCGATGATCGAGCGACGCCATCAACAGGGACTGCACGCAGGACCGTATCCAGTTTCAGTTTCGACGCCCTGATTGCAAAATCGATCAATCCGTCCCTGTCAAATCGTAGGATCGCAGTTTTTGCAGATTTAGACACGACATTGGAGCCAACACACAAAGCCCGGCCGGCCGGCGACGCGAATGTGAATAACTAGTGTCAGGGCGTGCGCATTCGCGCGCCCGGGGATAAGTGTGGGTATCGAATGTGATGCATGCGCTCGGGGATAAGTGTGGGTGTAGAATGTGCCGTGAAGTAGGTCTATTTATATAGATTACCGAAAGGCATGCCTATAACCAGCATGGTAGGGCATCAGAGCATTATACAAGCAAGGTTCACATAAATAGCATGGTGCATCATATACTGAATATTACACGGTTCTGTTTAGTACTAAACACACAAGACTTAGAAGTCCACTATAGGTTGCAATGTACATAGGGATTACACAGTTGTCTTTAGCACTAAACACACAAGATTCAGAATTTAGGTATGTAAAGTCGTGCGCCAATGTTGAGTCATTTTGCGAAAACTAAAAAGGCAAATGTTGGAATGGAATATGGATGCCCGTGTAAACTGAGACACTCCATGGAATTGAGCGAAGGAAAACATGTAGAATTAGATACGATCAGATATGTAAGCCAAATAGGTTGGCAGGACGGCCTGGTTTTGGCGTAGCTGGAATTAGAACCATATGTATTAACCTGCAGGAACCACAATTAAACAGCTGTATTATGAGCAGAGGATACATAAATTGTTCTAAGTCAACCAAATGTAGCAAATGCAGTGGACATAGGCTATGGATAGGTCTGTGGGTGTTAAAATAAACGGGAAGCATTCATCCATAGAAGAAGGGTACTGTGTggcaaaaaaaagagaaagaatttggcttggaAGCAAAATAGAAGTGCTAGATGTAAATAATAGAAGGCAAGATAAAGTGTTGTACACTTAACATCTAGTTGTTGAGCAGCTATAGCGGATAAAGGGGACAATTTCCTACAAACTCAGGTATTTCTTGGTGATTTCTTAAATAATTGATAAACAGTAACGCACTTTGGGAAAAAAATAGCGTGCAAAATTAAGCAAAGCAAGTCACTACCTGCAGCACAATTAATAGTAGTGCCTTTTTTCACTCACTGTGCTGTGGCCATTCATAACTGAACATCTAAGAAGTAAAAATGAGGGAGCAAGAGAGATTGTGCCAGATTATGCAGGTTTTGTTCAGTGTGTAATAACAGGTTGTGTTCAGGAGGACACATGCAGCCAAACCAATTTATTCAATCAGACTTGAATGTACGGAAGTCATCGTGAAATAGATCTGAAGAAGCAGGCAGCCATACCTTACAAATAAACTGCCAATCAAATTATATGTGAACTAGAAACGAGATCCGTCAGATCAGATACTCTTTCTCCAACTGTTCAGCTGTCGCTGTATATCACCAGTGGATTGTTGAAATGGGCTACGTAGATAAGCCTGAAACCAATGAAAAGAAATCGCACCACTTAGACCATAGTAATTGAATTTAAATCCAGTCAAAAAGTTAGACGTCGACAATTTCTCAGATTGAGGTTTGGCCCCAACATTTATGAAAGCAGAGATGATAGACACTGTAAGATGTAAACTGAGGTGGGTAGCTGTATGAATGCGAACTCATTCTATTAGCC is part of the Miscanthus floridulus cultivar M001 chromosome 9, ASM1932011v1, whole genome shotgun sequence genome and encodes:
- the LOC136481770 gene encoding putative protease Do-like 14, with protein sequence MPASDPSRMLLRCGRRAALLLAAAAALSRGRDPDTAVYASVSPPQPLRQALPAEGLRSGTRLFSPWLPPFPYQGFPILNTFTSASVSPANHRDQGSDGSSGDSRCCPGCLGRNSIAKAASAVGPAVVNISSMHDMHGWVQEQSIGSGTIIDPDGTILTCAHVVADFQSTKAIVRRKVSVTLQDGREFEGVVLNADRLSDIAVVKIKSMTPLPAARLGSSSRLQPGDWVVALGCPLSLQNTVTAGIVSCVDRKSSDLGLGGLRREYLQTDCAINKGNSGGPLVNLDGEIIGVNVMKVWNADGLSFAVPIDSVIKIVENFKKNGRVVRPWLGLKMLDLNPMIIAQLKEKSSTFPDVRKGVLVPMVTPASPAEQAGFRPGDVVVEFGGKPVESIKEIIDIMGDKVGVPFKVLVERANNVTVTLTVIPEEADASR